Below is a genomic region from Thalassophryne amazonica chromosome 3, fThaAma1.1, whole genome shotgun sequence.
ACTCTGGAGTCTTTGTTTCAGTATTTTGAACCTGAAGAGGTGGACGTGGGTCATCATGCTTTGACCCAGAGAGCCTAGAATGTCATTTATTTAACCAGTAGAAGCAGTTTTGGGATAGTTTGGGCAGATTCTCCATTTACAGGTTGTTGGCTGTTTCTCCATTTACAGGTTGTTggctgtttgttttattgcatttgtataaatcagatttttttttttttttaatacttacaGCTGCAAAGTCAGCTGACCCATCATAGTCAATCATATTCACCCACACGTGCAAAGCATGAATTTATACAGCAATCTtttaaagtaactttgaaaagaggaaaaaaaaaaaagaagcacaaaacactttttgttatacTTTATATATGCTGATTTGTGGGCAGTAGCACAATGAATGCTGCACTACAtacaatttaatgttcaaaatgattcatattatttatttttgcttgccACAGTTGCGAGGGCATGCTGAATGTTGACTGATTGATTccttcattttctgccgcttatccaggtccaggtcgCAGTGGCAgctgaccaagcagctcatcccatacttccctatcctctACCAAATCCTCTAAAGCTTCCTGGGGGATACCAAGGCTTCCCCAAGCCAGCTAGGAAACACAATCCCCAGCATGTGCGGGGTCTTCCCTGGAGCCATCTCCCCTTTGGACGTTTGATTTTGTTCTAAAGGACTTTGGTCTCCCTTTTGGTCACCCTCATAAACCACTGGATCTGGATCCTAGAATGACTTGGATGGAGTGAACTGGAGGACTCATCTGGATCTGATGGGTAGTTTCCAATCAAATCATTTTAATCAAGTACACAAGATGCTATTTGTTCAAAATCAATGAAAGAGAGTCTGGGAGGTATTATTCGGAcctatactgccatctagtggtttaGGTACAATACTATAAAGTCAGCATTGGCCATACTCGCCAGTTTAGTGATGaaagtacagtaaaacttgcctaaaccagacaaaagcaaaagtcccaatattTTTgtctggttttccatgtaataaatcataccagattttgtataaaagattttcgctcacatcggacaaaacatcccgccccatcacaatgcatttccattaaaaacccctcaaatGTAGCAGAGAGAGCAGGCTGGGTGTGTCCAGTcacaacagaggtatgaaatgaggtccagcactgacactcactgagGAGAGCTGGTACTGTATTTACTCACTTCTTTtagtaaattgcattaagacacccaccaacgcgatggagaactttaaaagggtcatgtggacatcaacgtcattgcatggccacggagttacgGAGTTGGAGAAGCaccaatcaggctttaggattttaaggtaccactctgcagcaaacttagaaaaaagagtgactcgaccaaatgtaacctTTTTAGTGCACATAATGTCTGGCGCTTATTTAagacaggcgtttatttttttcagacaaagttctgACCTAgttattaaatgaggcaggtccctattcaaggtcaggcgtttaGTCAAGGAAATATGTAAACATTaactggtgctggggattccctgtagatcgttCGGAGCTTCCTGGCTGTAACTAATTTGTTGCATACACaaaggattttgtctgttttacatacacacacattatatatatatatatatatatatatatatatatatatatatatatagagattgCTTTATTTCACACTCACagtccagttaaaaaaaaaagacaaacaataaTAAACATACAAACAGACACAGGTCCTTAGCCACTTCATTagcatcaggggaggcttccatcccatcattaggagagtgcacaataggtgctaattagagctactgtttagtcactggcTTATAGCAGTCggactctcggtaggaggggtctggttaggttaaaaactccagcttttgttggcttctggtttattcttctctacaagagtcaagacagaagtcagactaccagagcaagaattttagctgaggaagcttctgtgatttgaagcgaaacatcctcacgtcaagcaacccagtccagtcgaagattcaagcttttctactattGGTCCAATGATTAAATATTTTTTCAAGAATCACTTAATTTCCACTTAAGACTCATAAGACTTTTCTCCTTTGTCAAAAGTTCTTGTTTTTAATGAAAAATTTCAAAACCAAATTAAAAATATGTGAAATGGTAGTACACGTAAGGATGATTCACTCAAACATCACAAttcacaacttaaaaaaaaaaaacaactaaaatgaAAAGAAACAATTTTTCAAATGTTACAAATTTGGAGTcagacaaaataattatttctacATGACTCTTCTGGACAATTATTTATGGATTaaatactttttgttttttttaagcacaATAAACAGGTCAACATTCCCATCAAACAATCTGAAAGTAGAATCAAACATCGCCTGACACCTGCAGGAACTGGAAATAAGTGTTCAAATAATACACCATTTTTCTGCATGAACTAAAATTGTGGCGATTTCCCCACTGGGCAAACATGACCTGAAACGTAAATACAACGGTGGCCTGAAATCAGTTACAGTCCAAAAATCAAACCAATAAACAAAGAAAAGTGACGTACCAAGTCACAAGATCATCTTCCTTCACAAAAACATTTCTGACCTTTATGAACGTGAAGGAGGAAGACGATGGCGTCAACATCAGAATGGCAGCTGAAGACTTCTTCACACAGAGCGCGATCCAGGTTAGCCTACCCTGAGAGGCGGAGCTACGAGGACGACACCATCACCTCGAACAAACAGCATGGGGATGTTCCTCTTCGTAGACTGAAAACGGAATTGAAAAACTCAGTACAGGTCTTTCCACCAGACAAAAAGTGACAAAGAACGGGAAATCCTTTTGTGGACTTGTGACCGTATTAATTACGTTTCAGGCTGTACTCGCACCTGATCCAGATGCCCTGAAACATGCCTGAGTACAGCTCATGACTGCTTCATATATGGAGTTATTttacattattaatataataTTGTACCTTGTAGAGTTCTTCATACGTTTCCTCATCAATTTCAACCGTTGTAACCGTTTCCTCCACGTCACCAAGGATCATGTTGAGGTGTTGATCGTACGcctggaacaaacaaaaaccaaaagcTGGAAAATTCAAACTTAAACACTCAACAAAGGGAAAAGTCAGCTGAAGCACATTTTGAAACAATGCCCTCAGCGGACAGGATGAGTGCGTTACACTCACATGCAGCCGGCCGCGGAGCTCCCGGTCATTCCTCATCTTGACGTAGATACGTTCATCCAAACTGAGCCTGATCAGGTCCAGCGGCTCCTCTACAGTGTTTGTCGCGGGTTGCTGCAGCAAACATACAATTTTTATGTTAAATAAATGCTGCGgttagtttttattatttatttatttaagtaaaaaaaaaacaactctctgattattttcacagccaaaaacaaaaacagtatgtATCCTCTCTCCAAATTAAATCCACATTAGAACCTGATCCAGTATATTTTGATTCAATGTCATTCTTATTGTAtgtaaaataaatatgaattaGAACAAAAACAAGTCAtatacaaattaaaaataaaaagtaaaaaaacaatacGACATACACGTTAAAGTATAATTTATAAACAGAGTGCCTATTTGTATGTAGATATACATTCATTAGGTTTGGGTTTATCCCAAAGGCATACGCAAGGATGACAACTTTAAGCTATGGCCCAAACACagcgtaacacagtggtaaacataccactgtcccaggtttattgaaatgtgttgccggcatccatttcaaaatgagcaaatatttgcacaaaacaaaaaagtctatcagtttgaacattaaatatcttgtctttgtggtgtattcaattgaatataggttgaagaggatttgcaaatcattgtattctgttattatttacatttcacacaacatcccaacttcactggaattggggttgtatattattATATACATTATTACATATATAGTATTATATATTTAAATTATTATAATGGTCTCATGGCTACTGAAAACAGTGCTCTTCATCACTtcctaatttattaccacccttgaaaaatgtcagctacctattttataaatattaTCCaaactagagcccatggatccccacagacaacacacTAGTGATGATAAaaaaatagtgtgtatatgacaacaaggccctaaacaatttataaatacattaagacagtaaactagcatttttaaaaattacataattaacaggaaataaaagattgagttcttcttctaaactgttgaggtctaagattctaaaagcattctggactcacacgccattccaattcATTCTAGAAACTTTCCATaagttattaccacccttgaaaaatgatcAGCTACCCCACTTTATAAACAcggcccaatctagagcccgtggatccccacaggcaacacgcaagtatatttttaaaaaggtcatttttattttcataccAATATTCTGGCATTATACAACAAATTTCAGCCTTTTAGTTTTAGCTATGCCTGTTTGTATTGCTAATTTATGTTAAATATTGCCATAATTGTTAAttatcttgtttgtttgttttagtgctTTTAGTTTTTATTTGGACCACAATGTAAAGAAGTGTTTTACATCATGTTTTCCATAAATGTATTCATCCACATGTTTTGGTATATGCATTGAAttgtactaaataaataaattcattcagatAGTTTAAAAACGTAACATCTTCAAAATAAATACCACTAATCTCAGAATCTTTACATTTATCACTTACACGTGTGTAGTAACTATGGTGGTAACAAACGAAAACTAATCAAAGTCGTTTTGAGATGTTCGCTGTGTTATAATGGCACAATATGAGGATTAATGTTTAGCACTTCGATACACAGGCTAAGAGATGCTAACACAGCTAGCAGGCTGAGGAGGCCGCTCAGCGCTGTACAAACGCAACTATCAACAGAACGAAACCATTAAAAGCGAGCTGATTAAACGCTTTAAGTTTCTTCGTCCAGGATCATTGTACACGCGGTAAAACCGACACGAACACAAAAATAGTTCACACAAAAGGACCAACCTGTTCAACTTCGTCCGCCATAAGTTTTGCGTCTGCGCAGTAGGATTCGGGAAGTTGCCAGATCCGCGTCTATTACGCCTTTTGCAGAGTTTCTGTTGCAGATTCTATCTACCGTGTTTATATTTTATGGATGATTGTTTCCATTGATAAGTACTGTTAATGCTAAGAACTGGTTTAAAAGGAAAGTAATGTGATGTTGCCCCTCCAAGTAATACATATTTGCGCAATTTATAAATACTTCAATGCAGTGTTGTGAATAAAATATTAGTAAAACCAATCTTAACTTTGACAGTAATTATAAAATGTCATAACTATCAATTGTTGGTGCTTTTATTCGTTAATATGTAAACCTTAATTTGACATGCCACAAATTTATGAATTATTTGACCTATTTCTTCAAGTTTTAATAAAATGTAATAGACTAAAGACTCTTTTAAGAAAGTTGTTAAAGCATTTTTGTACTCTGAATGgtaattttggctttttttttttttttttttttttatgctggatgcccttcctgatacaaccgtACCCCTTATCCGGATACTGGCtgctagaggtgggcaatactgggaattttggtattgatccaataccaagtaaatacaggcccagtatcgccgatatcaatactgatacagatactttttcatatttaagcttcatagatccaaaggatccaaaagacctaggatagaatttcactaaacagtgtacatgacaacaaaatactttattatcacaatcaatatttttgtttaaaaaatatcactcaacacaacctaaaacaaaatctcctgaggtagagggctgacaaaccacaatacaaaggtgtgctgctccttgttgtgtgacacagcgcagcgctgctcttacagagtgtAGACTTtggtgaatctgcatgcgcagcagtcagtgcgtgcaggagtgaaaaaagcttgagtattgatctttttacacgaggatcgttcaatatcaattaccaccgttggtatcgatattatcaatattaggatcgacccgcccacctctactggctgcacaccccatgtggctgagtgagttagatgaggtggtggacagtgtgcccaagcatgaaagagtggtgactcaacggacttcaatgggcatgttggcgaagggaagAGATGTGACGAGTAGATACTGTatgaaggacaggaatgtggaaggacagatggtagttgattatgcaaaaaggatggaaatgactgaacatctactttaagaaaagggaggagcacagagtgacatataagagtggaggaaggtacaCACAGGTGAACTACATTCTCTGTAGGAGATGCAaaataaaagaaattggagactgtaaggtggtgccaggagagagtgtcgttagacagcataggatggtggattGTAAAATgattttagaggtgaagaagaagaagaagagagtcaaagctcaacaaaggatcagacggtggaagctgaaggaggaagaaacacacacacagtcccacAGCTGACTTATAATCACAACTGGGTAGTAATGGAATGCATTTAATTAGGATTATAATCAGATTACAAAACATAAGGAACGGTAATCAGACCAGATTACATTGggaaaatgtgtaatcagattatAGATCCATGGCAAATGATTACTTGATCACATTTTCAAATTCAAACAACtctattgatccctaaaagggcaattcatctgcCATTCACCAGAACAATCACACAACCAACCACGCACAGTGTGTGTCAGAAACAGCACTCCAGATTAAGACAACAATCAAAGGTCAGTAAGGTCATCaggagttaaaaaataaatagacaATGATACCAACAATAAGAACAATCGTAACATGATATCTTGTACAATGCACGATAAAGGAAATGTCATTTAAAATGGTTGCTGTCTGCGTTCAGCAGCTTGATAGCAGAATTAATAAAAGATTTGGAGTAACTGTTCGCTCTCCCCAATCGGTACATAATAAGTGTGGCCTGAAGGCATCACCGTGAACTGACAGGACAGCACATGATCAGGTTGGCTGAGAATACACTTAGCTTTCTTCTTCACCTGATTCTCCCAAAACGAACACAAGTCTCTCTGCTTGACCCCAATTATTTTAGAGCAAACATTGACAATGGTATTCAGGCTGTTTTTGTCCTTGATAGACCAACAAATGCAAGCGAATGTTAACAGACTTTCAATGAATGAGCGATAAAAGTTACTTAAAATCCTCACACTGACATTGAAAGAGCTGACCTTCCTCGTCACATGGATCCACTGTCATCCACGTTTGACAATAGACTCAGTGTTGATGTCAAACTTGACTTGAGAGTCAAACACTGTTCCAAGGTCTTTCTAAGATTCAACCCTCTGGACCTCTACACCGTGTATGACACTAGCTTTGTGTGCCGTTTTTGTATGCCTGAAATCAATGAACATTTCTTGAGTTTTGGACACATTCAGCTCAAGGAAATTCAATCATCACACCAATTAACAAACTCAGATAGTGCACGACCATGATCAGACTCTGAGCCTTGTTGTAGAGACAGGAGGACAGTGTCATCAGAAATCTGTTCTCCTGAGAGGTCCTGCAGCTATCAGTGTACATGACAAACAGCAGAGGGCACAGCACACATCCCTGAGGTGAACCTGTGTTTGAAACAATTGTAGAGGACATATTTCCATTTACAAACACCTGCTGGATCCTCTCAGTGAGGAAGTTTAAAATCAGCAGGAGAAGCTGATCAGGGAGATTAAAATAAGTTGGCAACCTCTCAATCAAAATGTGAGGCTGCATCTTATTAAGAGCTGACGAAAAATGAACA
It encodes:
- the LOC117506466 gene encoding U6 snRNA-associated Sm-like protein LSm3 — protein: MADEVEQQPATNTVEEPLDLIRLSLDERIYVKMRNDRELRGRLHAYDQHLNMILGDVEETVTTVEIDEETYEELYKSTKRNIPMLFVRGDGVVLVAPPLRVG